From Corynebacterium frankenforstense DSM 45800, the proteins below share one genomic window:
- a CDS encoding DUF3054 domain-containing protein, producing MQKKLNLPAIAGDIVAIGVFALLARIAHQSEDMPLSFAGWLSTLWPFALGVALGWGVAALTGRNGRRVRSGGLMVWLITVVCGLTIWGVKHGAVPHWSFMIVAGTMSALLMLGWRGVASAVEARR from the coding sequence ATGCAGAAGAAGCTGAACCTCCCCGCCATCGCCGGGGACATCGTCGCGATCGGGGTCTTCGCGCTCCTGGCGCGCATCGCCCACCAGTCCGAGGACATGCCGCTGAGCTTCGCCGGCTGGCTGTCCACCCTGTGGCCCTTCGCCCTCGGCGTCGCGCTCGGCTGGGGCGTGGCCGCGCTGACCGGCCGCAACGGCCGGCGCGTGCGCTCCGGCGGGCTGATGGTCTGGCTGATCACCGTCGTGTGCGGCCTGACCATCTGGGGCGTCAAGCACGGCGCGGTGCCGCACTGGTCCTTCATGATCGTCGCCGGCACCATGTCCGCGCTGCTCATGCTCGGCTGGCGCGGGGTCGCCTCCGCCGTCGAGGCGCGCCGCTAG
- a CDS encoding acyl-CoA carboxylase subunit beta encodes MSTTAGKIADLEARLARAQDPGSERSRTKRDEAGRTTPRQRIAALVDEGSFTEIGALAKTPGVADAYYSDGVVTGFARVDGRPVAVYAHDKTVYGGSVGVTFGRKVVEVMDMAIKIGCPVIGIQDSGGARIQDAVTSLAMYSEIARRQLPLSGRSPQISVMLGKCAGGAVYAPVTTDFVIAVDGETEMYVTGPAVIKEVTGEAISSAELGGARRQEQNGNVSLVAESEEDALEMVRDLLAHLPSTCFDDPPVLPAPSDEEIADAVELDSFMPDDTNAGYDMMELLAQLGDDDELIEIQEGYAQNLICALGRVDGRTVGFVANQPLQYAGCIDADAADKGARFIRICDAYNIPLIFVVDTPGYLPGVAQEEAGLIHRGAKLAFAVVEATVPKVALIVRKAYGGAYAVMGSKNLTGDINLAWPTAQIAVMGSAAAAVMIQGKRIAAAPPEQREMMKKMFMDFYDQNMTSPYVAAERGFLDAMIQPHETRIALRRALRQLADKDTRDLPKKHTISPL; translated from the coding sequence CTGAGCACGACGGCCGGCAAGATCGCCGACCTGGAGGCCCGCCTGGCCCGGGCGCAGGACCCGGGCAGCGAGCGCTCCCGCACGAAGCGTGACGAGGCCGGGCGCACCACCCCGCGCCAGCGCATCGCCGCGCTCGTCGACGAGGGCTCCTTCACCGAGATCGGTGCCCTGGCCAAGACCCCGGGGGTAGCCGACGCCTACTACTCCGACGGCGTGGTCACCGGCTTCGCCCGCGTGGACGGTCGCCCCGTGGCCGTCTACGCCCACGACAAGACCGTCTACGGCGGCTCGGTGGGCGTCACCTTCGGCCGCAAGGTCGTCGAGGTGATGGACATGGCCATCAAGATCGGCTGCCCGGTCATCGGCATCCAGGACTCCGGCGGCGCGCGCATCCAGGACGCCGTGACCTCGCTGGCGATGTACTCGGAGATCGCGCGGCGTCAGCTGCCGTTGTCCGGGCGCAGCCCGCAGATCTCCGTGATGCTGGGCAAGTGCGCCGGCGGCGCCGTCTACGCCCCGGTGACCACCGACTTCGTCATCGCCGTCGACGGCGAGACCGAGATGTACGTCACCGGCCCGGCCGTCATCAAGGAGGTCACCGGCGAGGCGATCTCCTCGGCCGAGCTCGGCGGCGCCCGGCGCCAGGAGCAGAACGGCAACGTCTCGCTCGTCGCCGAGAGCGAGGAGGACGCCCTCGAGATGGTCCGCGACCTGCTCGCGCACCTGCCCTCGACCTGCTTCGACGACCCGCCCGTGCTGCCGGCGCCCTCCGACGAGGAGATCGCCGACGCCGTGGAGCTCGACTCGTTCATGCCGGACGACACGAACGCCGGCTACGACATGATGGAGCTGCTCGCGCAGCTCGGTGACGACGACGAGCTCATCGAGATCCAGGAGGGCTACGCCCAGAACCTGATCTGCGCGCTGGGGCGTGTCGACGGCCGCACCGTCGGCTTCGTGGCCAACCAGCCGCTGCAGTACGCCGGCTGCATCGACGCCGACGCCGCGGACAAGGGGGCGCGCTTCATCCGCATCTGCGACGCCTACAACATCCCGCTGATCTTCGTCGTGGACACCCCGGGCTACCTGCCGGGCGTGGCCCAGGAGGAGGCCGGTCTGATCCACCGCGGCGCGAAGCTCGCCTTCGCCGTGGTCGAGGCGACCGTGCCGAAGGTCGCGCTGATCGTGCGCAAGGCCTACGGCGGCGCGTACGCGGTGATGGGCTCGAAGAACCTCACCGGCGACATCAACCTGGCCTGGCCGACCGCGCAGATCGCCGTGATGGGCTCGGCGGCCGCCGCCGTGATGATCCAGGGCAAGCGCATCGCCGCGGCTCCGCCGGAGCAGCGGGAGATGATGAAGAAGATGTTCATGGACTTCTACGACCAGAACATGACCAGCCCGTACGTCGCCGCTGAGCGCGGCTTCCTCGACGCGATGATCCAGCCGCACGAGACGCGCATCGCCCTGCGTCGGGCGCTGCGCCAGCTCGCGGACAAGGACACCCGCGACCTGCCGAAGAAGCACACGATCTCGCCGCTGTGA
- a CDS encoding FadD32-like long-chain-fatty-acid--AMP ligase has translation MDLTAAMGRFFNEKGEITLVPQLTLAGLGELLYQADVAAGGGDRVVLRAWDFSESLEGTATEYTRTQVNTRIKAVAGRLQQVAGPGDRVAILAGNSPEYIFSFMGALYAGLIPVPLYDPNEPGHAEHLRAVFDDSKPSVVLTNSASARAVRAYFADRPGPERPRIIAVDALPDSLAEAWKNPAELAAAAGIEPPAAPVDLPAFLQYTSGSTRTPAGVQLTNRSILTNVLQIFRAAQLKTPLRLVAWIPLHHDMGIILAAFVTILGLQNEIMAPRDFIQRPGRWIRQLDRTEGEDGDVNVYTVVPNFALELAVRYGMPAEGESLDLSALDGIIVGSEPVTERSIESFIEAFTPYGLERSVLRPSYGLAEASLLVTTPQNPERPVISRFDRDALAEGRVEFVDRDAENGVTFISNGQVVEPQRLIVVDPETRTEVADGTIGELWTHGENAAAGYLDRPEDTAATFDNTLAGRLDEGGHAADAPDGGWMATGDLGAVVDGEVYITGRLKDLIVVAGRNHYPQDIEYTVGAATDQVNSDAVAAFSVPGEDVEELIVLAERADDADPAGDAAAVGAIRAAVSHTHGVAPTEVRVQDPGTIARSSSAKIARRVAAKRYLAERG, from the coding sequence ATGGATCTGACCGCGGCAATGGGCCGGTTCTTCAACGAGAAGGGTGAGATCACCCTCGTCCCGCAGCTGACGCTGGCCGGACTCGGCGAGCTGCTCTACCAGGCCGACGTCGCGGCCGGGGGAGGGGACCGCGTGGTCCTGCGCGCCTGGGACTTCTCGGAGAGCCTCGAGGGCACCGCCACCGAGTACACCCGCACCCAGGTCAACACCCGCATCAAGGCCGTCGCCGGGCGCCTCCAGCAGGTCGCCGGCCCCGGTGACCGCGTCGCCATCCTGGCCGGCAACTCCCCGGAGTACATCTTCTCCTTCATGGGAGCCCTCTACGCGGGCCTGATCCCCGTGCCGCTCTACGACCCCAACGAGCCGGGCCACGCCGAGCACCTGCGCGCCGTCTTCGACGACTCGAAGCCCTCCGTGGTGCTGACCAACTCGGCCTCCGCGCGCGCCGTGCGCGCCTACTTCGCCGACCGCCCCGGCCCGGAGCGCCCGCGCATCATCGCCGTCGACGCCCTGCCGGACTCGCTGGCCGAGGCCTGGAAGAACCCCGCCGAGCTCGCCGCCGCGGCCGGGATCGAGCCGCCGGCCGCCCCGGTCGACCTGCCCGCCTTCCTGCAGTACACCTCCGGTTCGACGCGCACCCCGGCCGGCGTGCAGCTGACCAACCGCTCGATCCTGACCAACGTGCTGCAGATCTTCCGCGCCGCCCAGCTGAAGACCCCGCTGCGCCTGGTCGCCTGGATCCCGCTGCACCACGACATGGGCATCATCCTGGCCGCCTTCGTGACCATCCTCGGCCTGCAGAACGAGATCATGGCCCCGCGCGACTTCATCCAGCGCCCCGGCCGCTGGATCCGCCAGCTCGACCGCACCGAGGGCGAGGACGGCGACGTCAACGTCTACACCGTGGTGCCGAACTTCGCCCTGGAGCTGGCCGTGCGCTACGGCATGCCCGCCGAGGGCGAGTCGCTCGACCTGAGCGCGCTCGACGGCATCATCGTCGGCTCCGAGCCGGTCACTGAGCGCTCCATCGAGTCCTTCATCGAGGCGTTCACCCCCTACGGCCTGGAGCGCAGCGTGCTGCGTCCCTCCTACGGCCTGGCCGAGGCCTCGCTGCTGGTGACCACGCCGCAGAACCCGGAGCGCCCGGTCATCTCCCGCTTCGACCGCGACGCGCTGGCCGAGGGCCGCGTCGAGTTCGTCGACCGCGACGCCGAGAACGGCGTGACCTTCATCTCCAACGGTCAGGTCGTCGAGCCGCAGCGCCTGATCGTCGTGGACCCGGAGACCCGCACCGAGGTCGCCGACGGCACCATCGGCGAGCTGTGGACCCACGGCGAGAACGCCGCCGCCGGCTACCTCGACCGCCCGGAGGACACCGCCGCGACCTTCGACAACACCCTGGCCGGCCGCCTCGACGAGGGCGGCCACGCGGCCGACGCCCCGGACGGGGGCTGGATGGCCACCGGCGACCTCGGTGCCGTCGTCGACGGCGAGGTCTACATCACCGGCCGCCTGAAGGACCTCATCGTCGTCGCCGGCCGCAACCACTACCCGCAGGACATCGAGTACACCGTCGGCGCGGCCACCGACCAGGTCAACTCCGACGCCGTGGCGGCCTTCTCGGTGCCCGGCGAGGACGTCGAGGAGCTCATCGTGCTCGCCGAGCGCGCCGACGACGCCGACCCGGCCGGCGACGCCGCCGCCGTGGGCGCCATCCGCGCCGCGGTCAGCCACACCCACGGCGTGGCGCCCACCGAGGTGCGCGTCCAGGACCCGGGCACCATCGCCCGCAGCTCCTCGGCCAAGATCGCCCGCCGCGTGGCGGCCAAGCGCTACCTCGCGGAGCGCGGCTGA
- a CDS encoding cutinase family protein, with product MRKTLTVIAVIAVVLLIGAGVVRWQNTREADGPGTGPQPTETLGEGDTPGQPDWCPAVEFISAPGTWESAPDDDPIHPQANPESFMLKVSAPLQERYPEDQVKVWTLPYTAQFRNINADHEMSYDESRQEGTAKLKGELKLTHDQCPQTDFVLAGFSQGAVIVGDVVAEIGTGQGIIPAERVRGAAVVADGRRVPGVGVVPGTQVSGVGAEVALAPLSKLVQPIVPGATMRGERVGGFGELNDRTMDICAPDDGICDAPRDVGNALGRARELVEANGVHALYAYNEHVVPGTTTDQWLIGWAQGLIDS from the coding sequence ATGAGAAAGACTCTGACGGTCATCGCCGTCATCGCCGTGGTGCTGCTCATCGGCGCCGGGGTGGTGCGGTGGCAGAACACCCGTGAGGCCGACGGGCCGGGGACCGGCCCGCAGCCCACGGAGACCCTCGGCGAGGGCGACACGCCCGGCCAGCCCGACTGGTGCCCGGCGGTGGAGTTCATCTCCGCGCCCGGCACCTGGGAGTCGGCCCCGGACGACGACCCGATCCACCCGCAGGCCAACCCGGAGTCCTTCATGCTCAAGGTCTCCGCGCCCCTGCAGGAGCGCTACCCCGAGGACCAGGTCAAGGTGTGGACGCTGCCGTACACCGCGCAGTTCCGCAACATCAACGCCGACCACGAGATGAGCTACGACGAGTCCCGTCAGGAGGGCACGGCCAAGCTCAAGGGCGAGCTCAAGCTCACCCACGACCAGTGCCCGCAGACCGACTTCGTGCTCGCCGGCTTCTCCCAGGGCGCGGTCATCGTCGGCGACGTCGTCGCCGAGATCGGCACCGGCCAGGGGATCATCCCCGCCGAGCGGGTGCGCGGCGCGGCCGTCGTCGCCGACGGCCGGCGCGTGCCCGGCGTGGGCGTGGTGCCCGGCACCCAGGTCTCCGGCGTGGGCGCCGAGGTGGCGCTGGCGCCGCTGAGCAAGCTGGTCCAGCCGATCGTGCCGGGCGCGACGATGCGCGGCGAGCGCGTCGGCGGCTTCGGCGAGCTCAACGACCGCACCATGGACATCTGCGCCCCGGACGACGGCATCTGCGACGCCCCGCGCGACGTCGGCAACGCCCTCGGCCGCGCCCGCGAGCTCGTGGAGGCCAACGGCGTCCACGCGCTCTACGCCTACAACGAGCACGTGGTGCCCGGCACCACCACCGACCAGTGGCTCATCGGCTGGGCGCAGGGTCTCATCGACTCCTGA
- a CDS encoding DUF732 domain-containing protein → MSLRLTKPARRTFAALCAAGCLTLAACGGEATVEHSDATGAPEASTSATDNGDKDKNDKDKNDKDKDKDGASETTSQKSGSHRGGDEAEGDLGAREVDEVPSGAPAADPAEGDYLKALDEKGIRTADDADQLVGLARTVCAEDNEDGGRVTAEAVAGQLVEQKKTDLDQQDAAQLLVDTARAEYC, encoded by the coding sequence GTGTCCCTACGATTGACGAAGCCCGCGCGCCGCACGTTTGCGGCCCTGTGCGCCGCCGGTTGCCTGACCCTCGCCGCCTGCGGCGGCGAGGCCACCGTCGAGCACTCCGACGCCACCGGTGCCCCGGAGGCCTCGACCTCCGCGACCGACAACGGCGACAAGGACAAGAACGACAAGGACAAGAACGACAAGGACAAGGACAAGGACGGCGCGTCGGAGACGACGTCGCAGAAGTCCGGGTCCCACCGCGGCGGCGACGAGGCCGAGGGCGACCTCGGCGCCCGTGAGGTCGACGAGGTGCCCAGCGGGGCGCCCGCCGCCGACCCGGCCGAGGGCGACTACCTGAAGGCCCTCGACGAGAAGGGCATCCGCACCGCCGACGACGCCGACCAGCTCGTCGGGCTGGCGCGCACCGTCTGCGCCGAGGACAACGAGGACGGCGGCCGGGTGACGGCCGAGGCCGTGGCCGGCCAGCTCGTCGAGCAGAAAAAGACCGACCTGGACCAGCAGGACGCTGCGCAGTTACTCGTCGACACCGCGCGTGCGGAATACTGCTGA
- a CDS encoding alpha/beta hydrolase-fold protein — MRDKLHRASWRRSLFLAATAIPVSLATAAALAPVAGAQSAIPGSSGSSLTDSIAPSGGEPERSPVRTEYPQIEGLPEGVSIDHVDWLTNRRIAIYIKSAAMPDKPIQVQMLLARDWHTNPEATFPEVWALDGLRAREDHSGWTIDTNIEQFYADKNVNVILPVGGESSFYSDWLEPDNGKHYMWETFLIDELIPVLRNGYRSNGERAVVGISMGGTAAVNLAERNPEMFKFVGSFSGYLDTTSPGMPTAIRAAQTDAGGYNTTAMWGPDGSQAWIDHDPKLGIEALKGKTVYVSAGSGKEDALGRAQGNLAGMGLEVISRMTSETFVNRAKAAGVEPVVHFRPSGVHSWEYWQFEMTQAWPYIAETLGVPEEGRGADCAPVGAIAEATRGGVIGSCVNNEYDAGEGGKAQDFRGGTAYWSPDTGAHALFGAINARYAELGGANSWLGFPKTGELTAPDGVGRFVHFEHGSIYWTPETGAHAIPGDMFRHWGTTGYEKGDLGYPTGEPVERDGGIIQAFQGGYLVRDKAGKNYWVRGLIAKKYGEMDGPGSELGFPKSNEYLIKGGAFQEFENGNIYWSPDTGAHFIRYGGIFDAWGKHQWEQGKYGYPTEDHKNLPGGGESVSFEHGRISQSNGVVKED, encoded by the coding sequence ATGCGTGACAAGCTCCACCGCGCCTCCTGGCGACGTTCCCTCTTCCTCGCCGCCACCGCCATCCCGGTGAGCCTGGCGACCGCGGCCGCTCTCGCCCCCGTGGCGGGTGCGCAGTCCGCGATCCCCGGTTCCAGCGGCAGCAGCCTGACCGACTCCATCGCGCCGAGCGGCGGCGAGCCGGAGCGCTCCCCGGTGCGCACGGAGTACCCGCAGATCGAGGGGCTGCCCGAGGGCGTCTCGATCGACCACGTCGACTGGCTGACCAACCGCCGCATCGCGATCTACATCAAGTCCGCCGCCATGCCGGACAAGCCGATCCAGGTCCAGATGCTGCTGGCCCGCGACTGGCACACCAACCCCGAGGCCACCTTCCCGGAGGTCTGGGCGCTCGACGGCCTGCGCGCCCGCGAGGACCACAGCGGCTGGACCATCGACACCAACATCGAGCAGTTCTACGCGGACAAGAACGTCAACGTGATCCTGCCCGTCGGCGGCGAGTCCTCCTTCTACTCCGACTGGCTGGAGCCGGACAACGGCAAGCACTACATGTGGGAGACCTTCCTCATCGACGAGCTGATCCCGGTGCTGCGCAACGGCTACCGCTCCAACGGCGAGCGCGCCGTGGTCGGCATCTCCATGGGCGGCACCGCGGCGGTCAACCTGGCCGAGCGCAACCCGGAGATGTTCAAGTTCGTCGGCTCCTTCTCCGGCTACCTGGACACCACCAGCCCGGGCATGCCCACGGCCATCCGCGCCGCCCAGACCGACGCCGGCGGCTACAACACCACCGCCATGTGGGGCCCGGACGGCTCCCAGGCCTGGATCGACCACGACCCGAAGCTGGGCATCGAGGCCCTGAAGGGCAAGACCGTCTACGTCTCCGCAGGCAGCGGCAAGGAGGACGCGCTGGGCCGCGCCCAGGGCAACCTGGCCGGCATGGGCCTCGAGGTCATCTCGCGCATGACCAGCGAGACCTTCGTCAACCGCGCCAAGGCCGCCGGCGTGGAGCCGGTCGTGCACTTCCGCCCCTCCGGCGTGCACTCCTGGGAGTACTGGCAGTTCGAGATGACCCAGGCCTGGCCCTACATCGCCGAGACCCTCGGCGTGCCGGAGGAGGGCCGCGGCGCGGACTGCGCCCCCGTCGGCGCCATCGCCGAGGCCACCCGCGGCGGCGTGATCGGCTCCTGCGTGAACAACGAGTACGACGCCGGCGAGGGCGGCAAGGCCCAGGACTTCCGCGGCGGCACCGCCTACTGGTCCCCGGACACCGGCGCCCACGCCCTCTTCGGCGCGATCAACGCCCGCTACGCCGAGCTCGGCGGTGCGAACTCCTGGCTGGGCTTCCCCAAGACCGGCGAGCTCACGGCCCCGGACGGGGTGGGCCGCTTCGTCCACTTCGAGCACGGCTCGATCTACTGGACCCCCGAGACCGGCGCCCACGCCATCCCGGGCGACATGTTCCGCCACTGGGGCACCACCGGCTACGAGAAGGGTGACCTGGGCTACCCGACCGGTGAGCCGGTCGAGCGCGACGGCGGCATCATCCAGGCCTTCCAGGGCGGCTACCTCGTGCGCGACAAGGCCGGCAAGAACTACTGGGTGCGCGGCCTGATCGCGAAGAAGTACGGCGAGATGGACGGCCCGGGCAGCGAGCTGGGCTTCCCGAAGAGCAACGAGTACCTGATCAAGGGCGGCGCCTTCCAGGAGTTCGAGAACGGCAACATCTACTGGTCGCCGGACACCGGCGCCCACTTCATCCGCTACGGCGGCATCTTCGACGCCTGGGGCAAGCACCAGTGGGAGCAGGGCAAGTACGGCTACCCGACCGAGGACCACAAGAACCTGCCCGGCGGCGGCGAGTCCGTCTCCTTCGAGCACGGCCGGATCTCGCAGTCCAACGGCGTGGTCAAGGAGGACTGA
- a CDS encoding alpha/beta hydrolase, with amino-acid sequence MSVLSTLRHAGRKTVAGVAALATAAGLMVAGGGVAQAQGNRDWLRPDATGTCDWDGVGFWVQRCDVWSDAMGRNIAVQIQPSGRGGNAGLYMLDGLRATEVSNAWLVDTNAAATYADSNITLVMPVGGAASFYADWNGPATYDLENPVNYQWETFLTSELPAYLEGNFGVARDNNSILGLSMGGTAALTLAAKHPQQYRQALSFSGYLTTTMPGWQTMMRAALLDAGLYNLNNMYGSVLSPRRFENDPFLNMEGLRNTDVYISAATGVAGPQDAGYLPEHQASGAALEAASRVSTQAWDAKARAQGINFTADYPETGLHNWANFGDQMNKTKGRVLDVMNAH; translated from the coding sequence ATGTCTGTACTGAGCACTCTGCGCCACGCCGGTCGCAAGACCGTCGCCGGCGTCGCCGCGCTCGCCACGGCGGCCGGTCTCATGGTCGCCGGGGGCGGCGTCGCCCAGGCCCAGGGCAACCGTGACTGGCTGCGCCCGGACGCCACCGGCACCTGCGACTGGGACGGCGTGGGCTTCTGGGTCCAGCGCTGTGACGTCTGGTCCGACGCGATGGGCCGCAACATCGCCGTCCAGATCCAGCCCTCCGGCCGCGGCGGCAACGCCGGCCTCTACATGCTCGACGGCCTGCGCGCCACCGAGGTCTCCAACGCCTGGCTGGTGGACACCAACGCCGCCGCGACCTACGCGGACAGCAACATCACCCTCGTGATGCCGGTCGGCGGCGCGGCCTCCTTCTACGCGGACTGGAACGGCCCGGCCACCTACGACCTGGAGAACCCGGTCAACTACCAGTGGGAGACCTTCCTGACCTCCGAGCTGCCGGCCTACCTCGAGGGCAACTTCGGCGTGGCCCGCGACAACAACTCGATCCTGGGTCTGTCGATGGGCGGCACCGCCGCGCTGACCCTCGCCGCCAAGCACCCGCAGCAGTACCGCCAGGCCCTGTCCTTCTCCGGCTACCTGACCACCACGATGCCGGGTTGGCAGACCATGATGCGCGCCGCGCTGCTCGACGCCGGTCTGTACAACCTGAACAACATGTACGGCTCGGTGCTCAGCCCCCGCCGCTTCGAGAACGACCCGTTCCTGAACATGGAGGGCCTGCGTAACACGGACGTCTACATCTCCGCCGCCACCGGTGTCGCCGGCCCGCAGGACGCCGGCTACCTGCCGGAGCACCAGGCCTCCGGCGCCGCGCTCGAGGCCGCCTCGCGCGTGTCCACCCAGGCGTGGGACGCCAAGGCCCGTGCCCAGGGCATCAACTTCACCGCGGACTACCCGGAGACCGGCCTGCACAACTGGGCCAACTTCGGCGACCAGATGAACAAGACGAAGGGCCGCGTGCTCGACGTCATGAACGCGCACTGA
- the zomB gene encoding flagellar motor control protein ZomB — protein sequence MTAATATASGVLAAALMFWGGYVRRWMSDDGLIVLRTVRNLMAGNGPVFNAGERVETNTSVLWQYLIWAGAEVTDWRLERVATALALALTVLGVLFAALGAARMYRGAGAGRAGLVLVPAGLVVYLALPPARDFATSGLEWGLSLAWLGVLWWLLARWATRAGASARLVGVLACWAGLSWLVRPELALYGGVVGLLLLIAAANWRRVLLVLACGLPLPVAYQIFRMGYYGLLTPHTAVAKSASGSDWGSGLDYARDFIVAYQLWLPALVLIALGAWFAVRARGRREIADAASVPARGVRAAWARRAAARRPAVAVGVVLACAALHGAYVLRVGGDFMHGRMWLLPLFAALLPVAVVPVLDRDRPDRLGVLATGLACTGLAVWALVVVLAGHRWELPEADGELEIVDERAFWTTVSGREPGDPPRCAEDFLAIGSMQGFPGAVAEARSENDAQVMQITVDGGRGYDWVTVPRTDGADGTPRDLAGAPTTLYMLNLGMTSMNVPLDVRVLDTVGLATPLAARQPEIPEGRVGHDKYLPAEWQLADGGADLEILPHFVDADETRAARAALRDAEIAELLASYREPMSAQRFRANVRFALTGGRTLQLDPDPRTYLDVGSDAAAGLPDAAAGERPRVAWPVEVHTDGDPMAARWAR from the coding sequence CTGACCGCCGCGACGGCGACCGCCTCCGGCGTGCTCGCCGCCGCGCTGATGTTCTGGGGCGGGTACGTCCGGCGCTGGATGAGCGACGACGGCCTCATCGTCCTGCGCACGGTGCGCAACCTCATGGCCGGCAACGGGCCGGTCTTCAACGCCGGCGAGCGGGTGGAGACCAACACCTCGGTGCTGTGGCAGTACCTCATCTGGGCCGGCGCCGAGGTCACCGACTGGCGCCTCGAGCGCGTCGCCACCGCCCTCGCGCTCGCGCTGACGGTCCTAGGCGTCCTCTTCGCCGCCCTCGGCGCCGCTCGGATGTACCGCGGCGCCGGCGCCGGCCGTGCCGGTCTCGTGCTCGTCCCCGCCGGCCTCGTGGTCTACCTCGCGCTGCCGCCGGCCCGCGACTTCGCCACCTCCGGCCTCGAGTGGGGTCTCTCGTTGGCCTGGCTCGGCGTGCTGTGGTGGCTGCTCGCCCGCTGGGCCACCCGCGCCGGGGCGTCCGCGCGCCTGGTCGGCGTGCTCGCCTGCTGGGCGGGGCTGAGCTGGCTGGTGCGCCCCGAGCTCGCCCTCTACGGCGGCGTGGTCGGCCTGCTGCTCCTGATCGCCGCCGCGAACTGGCGCCGCGTGCTGCTCGTGCTGGCCTGCGGGTTGCCGCTGCCGGTGGCCTACCAGATCTTCCGCATGGGTTACTACGGCCTGCTCACCCCGCACACGGCCGTGGCCAAGAGCGCCTCGGGCTCCGACTGGGGCTCCGGCCTCGACTACGCCCGCGACTTCATCGTCGCCTACCAGCTGTGGCTGCCGGCGCTGGTGCTCATCGCCCTCGGCGCCTGGTTCGCCGTACGGGCGCGCGGCCGGCGTGAAATTGCCGACGCCGCGTCGGTCCCCGCCCGCGGTGTCCGTGCGGCGTGGGCGCGGCGCGCCGCCGCGCGCCGCCCGGCCGTCGCCGTCGGTGTGGTGCTCGCGTGCGCGGCGCTGCACGGTGCCTATGTGCTGCGCGTCGGCGGCGACTTCATGCACGGCCGGATGTGGCTGCTGCCGCTCTTCGCCGCGCTGCTGCCCGTGGCCGTCGTCCCCGTCCTCGACCGGGACCGCCCGGACCGGCTCGGCGTGCTCGCCACCGGACTGGCCTGCACGGGCCTCGCCGTCTGGGCGCTCGTCGTCGTGCTCGCGGGTCACCGTTGGGAGCTCCCGGAGGCGGACGGGGAGCTCGAGATCGTCGACGAACGCGCCTTCTGGACCACCGTCTCGGGCCGCGAGCCGGGTGACCCGCCGCGGTGCGCGGAGGACTTCCTGGCCATCGGCTCGATGCAGGGCTTCCCTGGGGCGGTCGCCGAGGCCCGCAGCGAAAATGACGCGCAGGTCATGCAGATCACGGTGGACGGGGGCCGCGGCTACGACTGGGTCACCGTCCCGCGCACCGACGGCGCGGACGGCACGCCGCGGGACCTGGCCGGGGCCCCGACGACGCTCTACATGCTCAACCTCGGGATGACCAGCATGAATGTCCCGTTGGACGTGCGCGTGCTCGACACGGTGGGCCTGGCCACGCCGCTGGCGGCGCGTCAGCCGGAGATCCCCGAGGGGCGCGTGGGCCACGACAAGTACCTCCCGGCGGAGTGGCAGCTCGCCGACGGCGGGGCGGACCTGGAGATCCTGCCGCACTTCGTCGACGCCGACGAGACCCGCGCCGCGCGCGCGGCCCTGCGCGACGCGGAGATCGCGGAGCTGCTCGCCTCCTACCGCGAGCCGATGAGCGCGCAGCGCTTCCGGGCCAACGTCCGCTTCGCACTGACCGGCGGGCGCACGCTGCAGCTCGACCCCGACCCGCGGACCTACCTCGACGTCGGCTCCGACGCCGCCGCCGGGCTCCCCGACGCTGCCGCAGGGGAGCGGCCGCGGGTCGCGTGGCCGGTCGAGGTACACACCGACGGTGACCCGATGGCCGCTCGCTGGGCGCGCTGA